A window of Cloacibacillus sp. An23 genomic DNA:
TGAAGACATACGCTACGCGGTAGACTACCTCGTGACGCTTCCGTTCATAGACGAAACGCGCATCGGCGCGCTCGGCCTCTGCGCCGGAGGCGGCTACGCCGTCGCGGCGGCCCAGACCGAACGCAGGATAAGCGCCGTCGGAGCGGTCAGCGGCGCTGACATCGGCGCGGCGAACAGGGGAAGCTGGCTCGGCGGACGCCCGATCGAGGAACAGATAAAAATACTCGAAGACGTTTCCGCGCAGCGCACACGCGAGGCGCGCGGCGAGCCTCTGATGGCAGTTCCGATGTGTCCGGAGCCGCCGACCGAGGACACCGCGCCGTCCTTCCGCGAGGGCTACGAATATTACTGCACTCCGCGCGGAATGCACCCGCGCGCGAACAACCGCTACCTGCGCCGCAGCCAGGAGACGAAAATGGCTTTCTCCGCGATAACCAACATACAGTATCTCACGCAGCCGGTGCTGCTCATCGTCGGCGAAAAGGCCGACTCTATATGGCAGAGCCGGCGCATATACGACGCGCTGCCCGGCAAGGACAAGGAGATATTCACGATAGCCGGCGCGAGCCACATCGACCTCTACGACAAACCGCAGTACGTCGGCCCGGCGGTGGAGAAGCTTGACGGCTTCTTCAAGCGGACGCTTGCGGAAAAATAAGAAAAATATTCACCTGCGAAAAACATGACGGAGCGCCGCATACAGCGGCGCTCCATGCGTGTCAGGCATGAGCCGCCGATAAAAAACCGGCATTTTACAGAGCGCCGCGAAAGCGTAGAATTATATCCGAAAAGTAAAAGGCCCGCCAGTCGGGCCGCACGAACGGAGGAATTGACAATGAAAAAACTTGTGGCGTATTTTTCAGCCAGCGGTGTGACCAGAGAGGCGGCGCGCCGCGTCGCTCAGGCGGCGGGAGCCGATCTTTTCGAGATAAAGCCCGTCGAGCCATATTCGCACGCAGACCTCGACTGGACGAATAAGAAAAGCCGCAGCACGCTCGAAATGAACGATCCGGCCTCGCGTCCCGCGACAGCCGAAAAGCTGCCGAACATGGACGAATACGGCGTCGTCTATCTCGGATTCCCGATATGGTGGTACGTCGCGCCGAGAATCATAGAGACTTTCCTCGACAGCTACGACTTCACTGGAAAGACGATAGTGCCGTTCGCGACCTCCGGCGGCAGCGGAATGGGCCGCACGGTCGAGGTACTCAAGCAGCGCGCTCCGCGCGCGGAATGGAAAGCCGGGAAGATGCTGAATAGGCTCTCCGACGGCGAGGTCAGGAGCCTGGTCGCCGAGGCGGAGTAGCGGCGGCTTAAATTCTTTGCCGCGTCATTGAACATGACAAAACGGCGGGCCGGAGGGAAAACTTTCGGCCCGCGCCTGTTTCGCATCGTTTAACGGCTGAACGGATAAAACGATAAACGATACTTTACCGCGCGGCGCACGCTATACAGTCCGTTCGGAACATTCGTGCGCGTACTCTATGAAAGGCGGCGCTCCAGATTTTCAAGGAAAAGCTTGTAAAGCCGCGCCGATATCGGTCCGGGCTTTCCGTCTCCAATGACGGCGCCGCCGACGCGCGTGACGGCGAGGACCTCGTTTACAGTGCCGGTGATGAACGCCTCGCTCGCCTCTTTCAGCTCAGATTCGAGAGGGCAGCGTTCTTCGACCGTAAAGCCGTCCGCGCGCGCGAGCTCGATGACGGCTGAGCGCGTAACTCCGTCAAGCACGCGTCCGGCGGGCGCTGTGATTATTTTCCCCTCTTTGCAGAGGAAGAAATTGTTCGTCATCGACTCCGTTATCTCGCCGTCCGGCATATAGAGCGACTCGTGCTTCGAGCTTTCTCCTTTCAGCGGCATAAGGCCGAAGAGATAGTTCGTACTCTTGCATAGCGGGAAGGGGCGTTCCGTGCGGTTCGGTTCGAGAACCGCGCCGCGTTTCCGTTCTTCCTCCGGCGTCTTGTTTATCTCGTCGAATATCACGAAGAAGCGCGGCTTCGGAAAAATCCCCTTTGCGTTGACGTCGCCGCCCGTGATATACGGCTTTACGAGGCC
This region includes:
- a CDS encoding alpha/beta hydrolase, translated to MKTNGVGKIAVKLAMALTAAACRSTVQKIKTLRHDTGRGNNMKKYFALLALAAALAAAPSQAADLAGLPGVPQTEKATVTEVGANTGVTVRKVTFKRSNDITLVGNLFLPKDFDMNKRYAAIISVHPAGSVKEQSSGLYAHRLAERGFVTLAFDSAYAGESGGTPHLSEAPYERVEDIRYAVDYLVTLPFIDETRIGALGLCAGGGYAVAAAQTERRISAVGAVSGADIGAANRGSWLGGRPIEEQIKILEDVSAQRTREARGEPLMAVPMCPEPPTEDTAPSFREGYEYYCTPRGMHPRANNRYLRRSQETKMAFSAITNIQYLTQPVLLIVGEKADSIWQSRRIYDALPGKDKEIFTIAGASHIDLYDKPQYVGPAVEKLDGFFKRTLAEK
- a CDS encoding flavodoxin, producing the protein MKKLVAYFSASGVTREAARRVAQAAGADLFEIKPVEPYSHADLDWTNKKSRSTLEMNDPASRPATAEKLPNMDEYGVVYLGFPIWWYVAPRIIETFLDSYDFTGKTIVPFATSGGSGMGRTVEVLKQRAPRAEWKAGKMLNRLSDGEVRSLVAEAE
- a CDS encoding aminotransferase class IV; this encodes MALCYIDGKYLQPSGCFIPVTDMAVQRGVAVFESIRIYGGRLFAAREHLGRLAASAERAGISAAEILQELPGIISVGLGLGGCPSDGLVKPYITGGDVNAKGIFPKPRFFVIFDEINKTPEEERKRGAVLEPNRTERPFPLCKSTNYLFGLMPLKGESSKHESLYMPDGEITESMTNNFFLCKEGKIITAPAGRVLDGVTRSAVIELARADGFTVEERCPLESELKEASEAFITGTVNEVLAVTRVGGAVIGDGKPGPISARLYKLFLENLERRLS